The Pyrus communis chromosome 12, drPyrComm1.1, whole genome shotgun sequence genomic sequence CTTTATGctataagtagggtggtgaacccttaaaatTAGCCAGGGGGTTTAGCaacaatgtgtgtggacaaacatgtgaccaatttgtcgattcatcaaccaaaaccataagtatttatatggtccgcattttggttggattagtccacatatattcccttgaatccaatGTGAAAAGAGAGTCGTTCCGTAACTTTGCTagggatgatttagaaaatcaatttcccacagtgagcaggcttggcaaagtgtgcttgtgagcacaagatccttacttcGAGTAAGGAGATACGTTGgagcatcattgttcgacctaagtaTCCCAAATAGTCGTGCCAAGGCAAGTAAACTATTCGAATCTCCTGGCACCAGGCCGGCCACATGTGATGTGTTCCCAGTTGGAGGCAGCCTATTTGCCCTAAAATAAAGCTTCaagctcatttttggaggtggtgcaaagatatgcAACTCTATTTTCCtcagtggtttcatttatgatcattgtcatctcgaatatccttaaaaacccAGAATGGTGAGAATATTAGGTCTCTTAAATGGTAATTTAGTACCATTTATACAACGAAGagcgtgccaatgctcttaattagGTTCGATAAACCTGAAGTCCttgctagagatgtgatttaggcgtaaagttagtgtgcgtagtattTCATTCATCCAGATAACTAACTGTCCCACATTCCCACCTAATcatgtgtttaattgaattcagtcacatgtatacaagaaacatgattcaattaactcatattcgaggacaagatcaataagattatccataactaaaacaaacaccaaatgtgaatccaagaacatagaaacatgttcacaaagtaaatggtttattGAGAGGATTtggccaacaaggccatccatCTCATAATTCTGTTTTTCCAAtgatgtttggtggagcaaaattaatCTCACACATTGATTATGAGAATGGTTCTCCTCAACGACATTGGTAAGGGCATGAATAGATGCATAActaatgatctattccatcaagaTGGAAGTAGATTATGCAGGGTTgaggtttggaaatattataccttattcttgatttttttagtcttaggtgccaaggattATGCTTcaggcatgatgccacaccttggcatgtcctgattctaccatatatTGCAAAAACAAACTCGAGATTGGATTGTGAGAGTGACAGACCCATACTTGGGTTCGATAGGCTCTAGCCGAAACTGGAAAGGTCTATTCAATAGGCTTTTGTCGAAGCAAAGAAATACTATTCGGTGTGTCTCGATCGAAGCAGAGCATGCCCTTCGATGCATCCCTATCGAACCAAGGCATCACCATTCGATAGGCTTTGACCGAACTGGGTTGAGCCATTTAGTAGACTTCAGCGGAACTGGGTTTATATCGTTCGATAGACTCTAGTCGAAGCTAGTTCTATACCTTTCTCTCACGTTTATGGCAGTAATCAGATCCGAGAATGTGGTAAACTTCCGCTCTCTACATTGTTGCCTTATGAgtgagttagaaacatggaaggactTGAAAAAGTATTCTTCAATCAAAAttcgatcggatttataaacttcaaaattgtattcatggacgtaatcatggtgtgcttcaggcaatgtctttcatgattagacGGTCCGTAGGAGCGAGCCAAAAAGTCATGGAATCCTTTTTCATGAGGTATTTCCGCGGGTAATGCTTTGGGCATAAGCCTTCGGATAAAGATCatggcggaggcttattcagcttttccatgccattgttggcttcaatggtttctcatcttcttgatagtcaagtggagattcacctcttgtaccccacataaagtggtttctattagaaagTCCAAATCAGGAAAATTGAACTTGTGACAGTTCAACAATCCACTAaatggagggaacaagattgtgattagtgctatgggaatgaatcatccataagtatcatagttagaacattcgagttctaagacatggttttcataaAAAGcatcgggttttcatgggtatATTGTTTTAAGAAAACTTCGAGTTTGAAATGCACTAAATTCGAAAATacaagttcaatttagtttatgaatgGTTAGTTCATAGAGGAAAAGTTCCTGCAAGAATACAGAATCCAATATGCTGATTTGAGTGTAGTGGATTCGATTTGCTTCAGGAACTTAGGTGTGAGCGCTTCGGGACTATGAAaggatgtcaacggttcaaagaagagaaataaattattgaatggttaatgtccaaaagtgatctttaggtcaataattttggattaattgttagattaatggactgctgatcacttttaattaattcaatagatcaggATCATATGGGGTCGATCgtggaagaaaaaataataataacattcgggttaaaattatataaaattccAAAAATAGCATTGGATTTGAAAAACCGTAGCCCAATAACATTGGGCTTTGGTGCCGTGAGTGGGGCAAAGCCCTAAAGGGCATATTGGGCTCGGGTGGTTGCAGAAGCAGCCTAATACATGGCTGTAGGCCACAGGCCAAGAGATGGGAGGCTCAACAGCAAGGCTTCTGGCGATATGGGAGGCTCAAcaacaatccttttcctttcaTATTTGGTGCACCCTAGTCTCTttcctatatatacataatgtTTCTGCCGCAAAAATCCTCTCCCCCCCTCCCCCATCCATTCATACATTcaaccataattcacaccacatcaccctagtgccacaagtgaggaaggaaggagaagaaaagtgtcgtgcaatctgccatccaagaaGGGTTcaaaatctgccattggagtgtggagtgtttctGGGTGCTTTCTATcctagttttagttcaatgtttattttaacttcgttttcaattatgatgaacatgtggaactaatttctttatagttggaggtgaatttgaagccatgattatatgttttatatgaattgattacatccagttattgtttctttagtcttgaatgtgatttgcttatatgagttattaaaacttgtttatgcatGTTGATTGAGGgccgacacttaatttgcatgcatgaatttgatgctacagtataaggaagtttcacgtaatcgttatgaacttatattcacaagtagtggaagtcactagtcatgattgtgttaagtaaatccttagtatgagtctcatgcatttcatagtgatgaatgccttgtcaatgcttatgattttcatagaacttaatgacttttgatatgtatctttattatgcgtttcatatagagaacataagaaagataatttggttgcgatgcgtattccatccaattcaatcaGTTAAGGAAAATCAGAAAGTTAATTTATGcttttcatggttaatttggggcattgtcattcatagtctaaaggaataataactggaaattggtttatatgcatatgtcatgtgtggagaaggaccctctaattagcctttcacccattcaattcacctaatttagtgtCTAATCTGTTTAGTTATGCAATCTACCTAgcttaattaatttcgtccaaatcaatctccccttttattaagtgtgttagattagttagaaaagtgttcaaatctatccaatttagtgttttgagtctaaattaattaaatttcgtTCAAATAACTCCATAAAGTCAGTTTTGTGTCTATTTGCTAGTATTGTGCTGTTtagagttagtttagtgtttctaagtttagtttagtgttatttagtcttttgagtcaagttatattttattttcatcaaaatcacttgttaggtctagaattgagtctttttgattgtttgttgctgttttgagtgttttgagttagttttgagtctatagagtctagtttagtatttttgagtcttatttgtgttgattagcatccctagttaatccccaatctagaacgatccctacttgcatatatactacaattgtcacaaatagggtttaatttgtgtgtcaagttaattttcacatcatgtACCCTTCTCTCTATcggacaaaaatacccctagtgaactaaaaaaaaaaatgaaggtatAAGACTATTGTACCCCTCTCTCTAGCAGACAAAAAACCCCCGAgggaacaaataaataaaaaaaggtataAGATTATTGTACCCCTCTCTCTAGCCAACAAAAACACCCCCagtgaataaaaacaaaataaaggtatAAGATTATTGTACTCCTCTCTCTAGTGGACTAAAACACCCCTGAGGGAACAAAAAAGAGGTATAAGAGTACTATACCTGTCTCTCTAGCCGACAAAAATAAccttggtgaaaaaaaaaaattaaaagtataAGATCActcccccccctcccccaaccCCTTTATTTGTTTCCCTTTCAGCGCGTGAAAGTATACATGAGCTACCCGCCTTCAACTTTCTCTCAGAAAAATACATACccaacgattttttttttttaagaaatgttttaattacaCCGGCACACAAAAAACCTATCCGACCCGTGAAACTAGGTCATAAATGACCTGTCACTTATTGAAAATGGTACCCAgcatcatttgaaaatttcaggAATATAAACAATCCCTGCTCCCCCCCTCCCACATCAATAGTTACATCATTAAGTTGCCTTCTTCTCCCAAAACTTTCTATCTCCTGCCAGCCCTCAAATATCCTTTCcagtcattgttttgttttgcttctcGTCACCGGCATGATAGTACGTGGTGCTTTAAATATTGAACCCTACAAATAAATTtggttatttatgttaatttgattaattatggAAGTTGGTTGATGAAATTAGTTGAATTTGGGTTAAGGTTGATGAAATTATTTGAAAGTACTGGATATTTGTGgaatttttggaaaatttttgtGGGATGTGGGTATATGAAATGTCAATGATAGGTTGTGTATAAGGCGTAGgcagttttgttttttatttcttttagttaTATTGTTCAGTTGCAAATGATTTGCGTTGATGAAATCATTGTTAATCATATGAATTAAGTTGATATTACTTTAGTCATGAAGGCACATGATCAAGTAGCTTAATcccaactatgtcgtggacatCCTCAATGGAATGCCTTTAACACAGTTAAAGACTAAGGACCTAActacaagacaactatgatatCTCAGGCTAGAGTattactttgcattatcccaactatGAGTtatcatgtgacatgagtatcaACTATGAGTtatcatgtgacatgagtatgagaactccttgttgattaTGTTATGTGGACTTACTCTCTATTGAGCACTTACGTACTCGTCTTAGTGCCGTTCACACCAAAGACTCGAGATTAGTCACGCTCGAGGGAAATGCTATGCATGTACTGATATATCtagattgtcaatgcccaatcaACAATTATATGAttaggaacgtttaggatatgtgtaTGAAAGataatggtctcatgaatctaacttctttaaaTTACATTTTCTTACTTACATATTCCTTGAACTTATTGTTTAACTGTATAACAGTTAATGAAACAActtaaacaataattttttccCTTACATTAAACTAGTTtggtttaacatgtgaaatgtccgtaaagtatcatcgtATGATaggctttagggcacattttcCAACAAATCAAATATCTTTACATCAAAAGTCAGTACTTAAGAGTTACAAGTCATATTTAACACCAAATATGATGGTGcaagttataataatttatttgcaTATAGAGTCAAATTTGACGTACGTTTAACTTTTAATTCTTATGCATTAGAGCGAGATTAAGTTAATTTTGAAGTTAAATGTAACTTTTGTATCTTCTAAAGGTGTTGGTCCCATATCCAAAGCCTAATATAACTTTACATATAGTTCCAAAGTTATATAACTTATCGAATGCATtgcagaaaaattaaattaaattcagaACCGATTATAACTTTTGACtccaaaatttcattaaaaataaccTTACTTTCTTATTTCTAAGTTTCttagttctttatttctcttgttctttataaataagtttaaaaaaaaaaaaaaaaaaaaaaaaaaaaaaaaaaaaagattgatgTGTCCAATGGAATTGAACTGATGAACATGTAAAGATTGATGTGTCCAATGGAATAAATGATTTAACAATAATATGCAAGTTGTAAAGTTGAATATTTAAGTTAGTGCGATCTGTTAGAATGGTACCTGATTATATTATTGGAAAAAAAAGTTCAACTAATTTATATTCATGTATGAATTAGAATTTTCAGTATTAATTAAACTAGACACACCAATAATGTTAAAGGGTATCAAAtcaaaaaagaagatgaaagctCCAATAATCTGGTAGTTACGAGATCGAGTCATATATGATTTCGTTAAAGctgttttttgaaattaagcatatgcatgcatggttgGTCCAACCACACCATGTGCCAAGCATGTACTGACGAGCCCTAACTAATATATCATAACCGCGTGATACCGTCCATTTAACTTATAAACAAATCATATAATCCATGGTTAATTTGGAAGACAAAATATTATATGATTTTTAAGTTGATTAAGAAATTGATACAAGTACACTAATGCGTCAAGTTCTTGTTAGCtagcttttttcttctttttcaatagAAATCCTTTTGTTAGCTGGCCAATTAGTATGTCATCAGCACGCTCCGATCGAATAATTGAAGTCTCCtttgtttctttattatttccttattgtgtgtatatatatgcctCATAATATACTCGTGAAAGCCTAGAAATGTCAGAAAGTGTCGAAAGATAAGATCAGTATATCGACTTGATTGAAATACTTTATATATAATAGCCCTTATGCACGCGTTCAAGAACgtgcataaattttttttttgaatcacgtCGTATTACGTGTGAaatacacgttttaaatgtattattATGCACGTGTGAAatatctttttttataatcagcactacacgcctcttaagatatttcaaacgtgtttaaaaatagagaaaataatatttaataaacaactgattgaatcacattattgctagtctattgtcaggtactaatttatttttttattttttaaaacactatacaaaaagaattaattattaaaaaacactGTTTATATGACGAAAATACCTCTGCATTATTTGGTTcattattttgaattgtttttgaacattttttgtttggggggcatttttgtcctaaAATTTTTGGTGAAGCAATGACCCCAAAATGGCATCCTGGCTTTATATATATGAAGCCTTTAAGGGAAtgaattcttatttttttttgtaaaagtaggAATTAGTTGTTGGGTTCACACtacatcgaactttaacaatccgaactgtttatttttcaagttgcacttcatagatcatccttgcaattGGAAACTAGTTGTTGGGCCCATACTAATTGGCTAGCTAAAAACAATGTTCATTAATTTTTTCGAACTCAATTAAATGCCTTATATATTTCCGATTTGACTAACATtttacaaggatgatctatgagatgCAACATAAAAAATAGACAGTTTGGATTGTTAAAGTTCGGTATGGGCCTCATAACcaatccctatatatatatgtctaatAATAGACCGTGTATTatacaatttttataattttttgcaCAAATGCGTATATGAAAAACGTGGAGTTTTGGAAGACTAATTAAActaaattcaaaacattttataTTGGTCCTAGTACGTCTCTTTGAGAGAGTATAAATTACTAACTTGACTCTGTAGTAGTCTCATGAAACACAAGCATCTCTAATCTCTTCCTCAaatatcaaacaaaaaacttctcCCTTCTCACAGCTCTCAAATGGCGAAGGTTCATTCTCTAAATATTACACACCCTACTACATGTTCTAGTAACGAGTATATGACTTCAAAGAGGGAAACGTTCACTATATGGATGAAATCGCTTGTGATGCAAGGAAACGGGTGCACTGCCTTTGATGAAAATGGCGAAATCGTTTATCGTATAGATAACTACGACAACAAACACAGAAACGAAGTTTATCTCATGGATCTCCGTGGCAAACTTCTTTTTTCTCTATATGAGAAGAAAATGAGCGTTTTTCCAAGTTGGAATGGCTATCAAAGCAATGATATTGGTGCCAAGAAGCCAATTTTTCAAGTGAGAAAAAGTTGTAGAATAAATCTTGGAAATAAAGATTGTTCTTATAAAGTAACCATGGGATCTGATAGCAATTGCTACAGGTTAGAGGGTTTGAATGGTAAATCATCATCATTAGCTTTCAGAATAAGAGACAGCAATGGAGGAGTTGTGGCAGAGGCAAAGAGAAAGCAGTCAAGTTCAGGTGTAGTTTTTGGAGATGATGTGCTTACTTTGGTGGTGGAGCCTCATGTTGATCACTCCTTCATCATGGCTCTGGTCACTGTTTATGGCTTAATTAGACAtcaaatatgatttttagagCTGTCTCAGATACATATAGTTGTAGAAAATATATAGTAGAGTAGCATAGCGAaataaatttggtttttttgtgagaattcaacatatatatatatatatatatggattcaCCTAACTTTT encodes the following:
- the LOC137709928 gene encoding protein LURP-one-related 3-like; protein product: MTSKRETFTIWMKSLVMQGNGCTAFDENGEIVYRIDNYDNKHRNEVYLMDLRGKLLFSLYEKKMSVFPSWNGYQSNDIGAKKPIFQVRKSCRINLGNKDCSYKVTMGSDSNCYRLEGLNGKSSSLAFRIRDSNGGVVAEAKRKQSSSGVVFGDDVLTLVVEPHVDHSFIMALVTVYGLIRHQI